The Euleptes europaea isolate rEulEur1 chromosome 19, rEulEur1.hap1, whole genome shotgun sequence genome includes a window with the following:
- the SRSF1 gene encoding serine/arginine-rich splicing factor 1 isoform X2 encodes MSGGGVIRGPAGNNDCRIYVGNLPPDIRTKDIEDVFYKYGAIRDIDLKNRRGGPPFAFVEFEDPRDAEDAVYGRDGYDYDGYRLRVEFPRSGRGTGRGGGGGGGGGAPRGRYGPPSRRSEYRVVVSGLPPSGSWQDLKDHMREAGDVCYADVFRDGTGVVEFVRKEDMTYAVRKLDNTKFRSHETYLKRWIKNALD; translated from the exons ATGTCTGGAGGCGGCGTGATCCGCGGCCCGGCCGGGAACAACGACTGCCGCATCTACGTGGGCAACCTGCCGCCGGACATCCGCACCAAGGACATCGAGGACGTCTTCTACAAGTACGGCGCCATCCGGGACATCGACCTCAAGAACCGGCGCGGGGGGCCGCCCTTCGCCTTCGTCGAGTTCGAGGACCCCag GGATGCAGAGGATGCAGTATATGGACGGGATGGATACGATTACGACGGGTACCGTCTGCGAGTGGAGTTCCCTCGAAGTGGCAGGGGCACTGGCAGGGGAGgcggtggaggaggaggtggtggagcCCCAAGGGGCCGATATGGACCCCCGTCTAGACGCTCAGAGTACAGAGTGGTAGTATCAG GACTGCCTCCCAGTGGAAGCTGGCAGGATTTAAAGGATCACATGCGTGAAGCAGGTGATGTATGTTATGCTGATGTTTTCCGAGATGGAACTGGTGTCGTGGAGTTTGTACGGAAAGAAGACATGACCTACGCAGTGCGAAAACTGGATAACACTAAGTTTAGATCTCATGAG ACATATCTGAAGAGATGGATTAAGAATGCTTTGGATTAA
- the SRSF1 gene encoding serine/arginine-rich splicing factor 1 isoform X1 translates to MSGGGVIRGPAGNNDCRIYVGNLPPDIRTKDIEDVFYKYGAIRDIDLKNRRGGPPFAFVEFEDPRDAEDAVYGRDGYDYDGYRLRVEFPRSGRGTGRGGGGGGGGGAPRGRYGPPSRRSEYRVVVSGLPPSGSWQDLKDHMREAGDVCYADVFRDGTGVVEFVRKEDMTYAVRKLDNTKFRSHEGETAYIRVKVDGPRSPSYGRSRSRSRSRSRSRSRSNSRSRSYSPRRSRGSPRYSPRHSRSRSRT, encoded by the exons ATGTCTGGAGGCGGCGTGATCCGCGGCCCGGCCGGGAACAACGACTGCCGCATCTACGTGGGCAACCTGCCGCCGGACATCCGCACCAAGGACATCGAGGACGTCTTCTACAAGTACGGCGCCATCCGGGACATCGACCTCAAGAACCGGCGCGGGGGGCCGCCCTTCGCCTTCGTCGAGTTCGAGGACCCCag GGATGCAGAGGATGCAGTATATGGACGGGATGGATACGATTACGACGGGTACCGTCTGCGAGTGGAGTTCCCTCGAAGTGGCAGGGGCACTGGCAGGGGAGgcggtggaggaggaggtggtggagcCCCAAGGGGCCGATATGGACCCCCGTCTAGACGCTCAGAGTACAGAGTGGTAGTATCAG GACTGCCTCCCAGTGGAAGCTGGCAGGATTTAAAGGATCACATGCGTGAAGCAGGTGATGTATGTTATGCTGATGTTTTCCGAGATGGAACTGGTGTCGTGGAGTTTGTACGGAAAGAAGACATGACCTACGCAGTGCGAAAACTGGATAACACTAAGTTTAGATCTCATGAG GGAGAAACTGCCTACATCCGTGTTAAAGTTGATGGTCCAAGAAGTCCAAGTTATGGAAGATCTCGTTCTCGCAGCCGTAGTCGTAGCAGAAGCCGTAGCCGAAGCAACAGCAGGAGTCGCAGTTACTCCCCAAGAAGAAGCAGAGGATCTCCACGCTACTCTCCCCGCCACAGCAGATCACGTTCTCGTACATAA